A genomic segment from Terriglobia bacterium encodes:
- a CDS encoding GNAT family N-acetyltransferase, whose translation MAARSEALYPQLLELPSVTIEEFDPLLEEEIRTWRQSFDWDFRPSAELLRRFLQIRSLCGYALRVDRKLIAYAYHVCEGRKGLIGDFYLRREFAEPANELMLLGAIVRGLMLAPGIQPIECQLLLMHVAGNQTLPFQQFLKRYDRYFMRVTGDAITALEPKNPSLRVKFLPWSDRFSEETAQLVTGAYRGHIDSEINDQYRTIPGARHFLTNIIQFPGCGHFSPKASLVAVDANTGRICGVCLASLVSNTSGHITQLCILPGVRGARLGYELIRQSLVRLTELGCNSVSLTVTCSNVEAVRLYESIGFSSLGVFPALVWEGF comes from the coding sequence ATGGCAGCTCGCTCAGAAGCGCTCTATCCGCAACTGCTCGAGCTGCCTAGCGTAACCATCGAAGAATTCGATCCGCTTCTCGAAGAAGAGATCCGCACCTGGCGCCAATCCTTCGATTGGGACTTCCGTCCGTCGGCGGAGTTGCTGCGGCGTTTTTTGCAGATCCGCTCTCTCTGCGGCTATGCGCTGCGCGTCGACAGGAAGCTGATCGCGTATGCCTACCACGTTTGTGAAGGCCGCAAAGGGCTGATCGGCGATTTTTATCTACGCCGCGAGTTTGCCGAGCCGGCCAATGAGCTCATGCTTCTGGGGGCGATCGTACGAGGCCTGATGCTGGCCCCCGGAATTCAGCCCATTGAATGCCAGCTTCTACTCATGCATGTGGCCGGCAATCAGACCTTACCTTTCCAACAGTTTCTGAAGCGCTACGACCGGTACTTCATGCGGGTGACCGGCGATGCGATTACGGCGCTCGAGCCCAAGAATCCTTCGCTGCGCGTCAAGTTCCTGCCCTGGAGCGATCGCTTCAGCGAAGAAACGGCGCAACTGGTCACGGGAGCGTATCGAGGGCACATCGACAGCGAGATCAACGATCAATACCGCACTATTCCAGGAGCACGCCACTTTCTCACGAACATCATTCAATTCCCCGGCTGCGGGCACTTCTCCCCGAAGGCATCTTTAGTAGCGGTCGACGCGAATACTGGACGGATATGCGGCGTTTGCCTGGCTAGCCTGGTCTCGAATACGTCAGGGCATATCACTCAACTTTGCATCCTGCCGGGAGTGCGCGGCGCGAGGCTTGGCTATGAATTGATTCGTCAATCGCTCGTGCGCTTGACCGAGCTGGGTTGTAATTCGGTGAGCCTGACGGTTACTTGTTCGAACGTTGAAGCCGTCCGATTGTACGAATCAATCGGATTTTCTTCGCTCGGCGTATTTCCCGCATTAGTTTGGGAAGGTTTTTAG
- a CDS encoding glycoside hydrolase family 43 protein: MSKIVFAVLLLGSFCAGAGAQSPTFTNPLLPVGPDPWVIYHDNTYYYMNTTGKNLTIWKTKDITDLKNSEKKVVWTPPAIGPDSHDIWAPELHFLNSKWYIYFAADAGTNQTHRIFVLENPARDPLTGDWTLKGKLADPDDRWAIDASVFENSGRLYAIWSGWEGDENGTQNIYIARLKNPWTVEGKRVMLSTPEFPWEEVGDLPTGNPPHLNVNEGPEILAHGGKLFMIYSASACWTDRYALGMLEARANANLLSPGSWKKTNHPVFSTLPVAHAFGTGHNTFFKSPDGAEDWILYHANSEPHQGCDGHRSPRAQPFTWNRDGTPNFGTPVPLDAPIQKPSRAD, encoded by the coding sequence GTGTCAAAGATCGTTTTTGCCGTTCTGTTACTGGGCTCATTTTGCGCGGGCGCCGGCGCCCAAAGTCCCACCTTCACGAATCCCTTGCTCCCGGTCGGACCTGACCCGTGGGTGATCTATCACGACAATACCTACTACTACATGAACACTACCGGAAAGAACCTGACCATCTGGAAAACCAAAGATATTACAGATCTGAAAAATTCAGAAAAGAAGGTAGTTTGGACCCCGCCCGCAATCGGTCCCGATTCTCACGACATTTGGGCTCCTGAACTGCATTTCTTGAACTCGAAATGGTACATCTACTTCGCCGCCGATGCAGGCACGAATCAGACACATCGTATCTTCGTTCTGGAAAACCCTGCACGCGATCCACTGACCGGTGACTGGACGTTAAAAGGCAAGCTTGCCGATCCAGACGATCGATGGGCTATCGACGCATCTGTATTCGAAAATAGCGGCAGACTCTATGCCATTTGGTCTGGCTGGGAAGGCGATGAGAACGGCACGCAAAACATTTATATCGCTCGCTTGAAAAACCCGTGGACCGTGGAAGGCAAGCGTGTGATGCTCTCCACTCCGGAATTCCCATGGGAAGAAGTCGGCGATTTGCCGACCGGCAATCCGCCCCACCTCAACGTCAATGAAGGCCCGGAGATACTCGCGCATGGCGGCAAACTTTTTATGATCTATTCCGCCAGTGCGTGCTGGACCGATCGCTACGCGCTCGGCATGCTAGAGGCTCGGGCGAACGCCAATCTGCTAAGCCCCGGCTCGTGGAAGAAAACAAATCATCCGGTTTTCTCCACATTGCCGGTGGCGCACGCGTTTGGAACCGGGCATAATACTTTCTTCAAGTCTCCCGACGGCGCCGAAGATTGGATTCTCTATCATGCGAATTCCGAGCCTCACCAGGGCTGCGATGGCCATCGCTCGCCGCGAGCCCAGCCCTTCACATGGAACCGCGATGGAACGCCCAATTTCGGCACGCCCGTGCCCCTTGACGCGCCGATTCAGAAGCCAAGCCGGGCCGACTAA